One stretch of Pseudomonas sp. NC02 DNA includes these proteins:
- a CDS encoding N-acetylglutaminylglutamine amidotransferase encodes MCGLAGELRFDHQPADLAAVERITHHLAPRGPDAWGFHAQGPIALGHRRLKIMDLSDGSAQPMVDAQLGLSLAFNGAIYNFPELREELEALGYAFYSGGDTEVLLKGYHAWGEALLPKLNGMFAFAIWERDAQRLFIARDRLGVKPLYLSRTGQRLRFASALPALLKGGDINPILDPVALNHYLNFHAVVPAPRTLLAGIEKLPPASWMRIDADGKTEQKTWWTLPYGPHADEANLTLEDWTDRVLDSTREAVAIRQRAAVDVGVLLSGGVDSSMLVGLLREVGVQDLSTFSIGFEDAGGERGDEFQYSDLIAKHYGTRHHQLRIAESEIIEQLPAAFRAMSEPMVSHDCIAFYLLSREVAKHCKVVQSGQGADELFAGYHWYPQVDGASDPYAAYRDAFFDRSYDDYAATVAPKWLTANDAAGDFVREHFAQPGADAAVDKALRLDSTVMLVDDPVKRVDNMTMAWGLEARTPFLDYRLVELSARVPGKFKLPDGGKQVLKEAARRVIPSEVIDRKKGYFPVPGLKHLQGDTLNWVRELLLDPSQDRGLFNPAMLDRLLTDPQGQLTPLRGSKLWQLAALNLWLSEQGI; translated from the coding sequence ATGTGCGGATTAGCTGGAGAGTTACGTTTCGATCACCAACCTGCCGACCTGGCAGCGGTGGAACGAATCACCCATCACTTGGCGCCACGCGGTCCTGACGCGTGGGGCTTTCATGCCCAGGGGCCGATTGCCCTGGGCCATCGACGCCTGAAAATCATGGACCTGTCGGATGGCTCCGCCCAACCGATGGTCGACGCCCAGCTGGGCCTGTCCCTGGCGTTCAACGGCGCGATCTATAACTTCCCGGAATTGCGTGAAGAGCTGGAAGCCCTGGGCTACGCCTTCTATTCCGGTGGCGACACCGAAGTGCTGCTCAAGGGCTACCACGCCTGGGGCGAAGCCCTGCTGCCCAAGCTCAACGGGATGTTCGCCTTCGCCATCTGGGAGCGCGATGCCCAGCGCCTGTTTATCGCCCGTGACCGCCTCGGCGTGAAGCCGCTGTACCTGTCGCGCACCGGCCAGCGCCTGCGTTTTGCCTCGGCCCTGCCGGCGCTGCTCAAGGGTGGCGATATCAACCCGATCCTCGATCCGGTGGCCCTCAATCACTACCTGAACTTCCACGCCGTGGTGCCGGCGCCGCGCACCCTGCTGGCGGGCATTGAAAAGCTGCCGCCCGCCTCCTGGATGCGCATCGACGCCGATGGCAAGACTGAACAGAAAACCTGGTGGACCCTGCCCTACGGCCCCCACGCCGACGAAGCCAACCTGACCCTGGAAGACTGGACCGACCGCGTGCTCGACAGCACCCGCGAAGCCGTGGCGATTCGTCAGCGGGCGGCGGTGGATGTGGGCGTGCTGCTTTCCGGCGGTGTCGATTCCAGCATGCTGGTGGGTCTGTTGCGGGAAGTCGGCGTGCAGGACCTGTCGACCTTCTCCATCGGTTTTGAAGACGCTGGAGGCGAGCGCGGCGACGAGTTCCAGTATTCAGACTTGATCGCCAAGCATTACGGCACCCGTCACCACCAACTGCGTATCGCCGAAAGCGAAATCATCGAGCAATTACCGGCGGCGTTCCGCGCCATGAGCGAGCCGATGGTCAGTCATGACTGCATTGCCTTCTACCTGCTGTCCCGGGAAGTGGCCAAGCACTGCAAGGTGGTGCAAAGCGGCCAGGGCGCCGATGAACTGTTCGCCGGTTACCACTGGTACCCGCAGGTGGATGGCGCAAGCGACCCGTACGCGGCCTACCGCGACGCATTTTTCGACCGCAGCTACGACGACTATGCCGCTACCGTCGCGCCGAAATGGTTGACCGCGAATGACGCCGCCGGTGACTTCGTGCGCGAGCATTTCGCCCAGCCCGGCGCCGATGCGGCGGTGGACAAAGCCCTGCGCCTGGACAGCACCGTGATGCTGGTGGATGACCCGGTCAAGCGCGTCGACAACATGACCATGGCCTGGGGCCTGGAAGCGCGCACGCCGTTTCTCGACTATCGCCTGGTAGAACTGTCGGCCCGCGTGCCGGGCAAATTCAAACTGCCGGACGGCGGCAAGCAAGTGCTCAAGGAAGCGGCGCGCCGGGTGATCCCGAGCGAGGTCATCGACCGCAAGAAAGGCTACTTCCCGGTGCCCGGCCTCAAGCATTTGCAGGGTGACACCTTGAACTGGGTGCGTGAGCTGCTGCTGGACCCAAGCCAGGACCGCGGCCTGTTCAACCCGGCCATGCTCGACCGCCTGCTCACCGATCCCCAAGGCCAACTGACCCCGTTGCGCGGCTCCAAGCTGTGGCAACTGGCGGCGCTGAACCTGTGGCTCAGCGAACAAGGAATCTGA
- the mnmC gene encoding bifunctional tRNA (5-methylaminomethyl-2-thiouridine)(34)-methyltransferase MnmD/FAD-dependent 5-carboxymethylaminomethyl-2-thiouridine(34) oxidoreductase MnmC, with the protein MNPVSHAQLDWDDQGRPHSRVFDDVYFSDKSGLEETRYVFLEQNRLQERFAALPMGGRLVIGETGFGTGLNFLCAWQLFEQHAVAGARLHFVSVEKYPLSHADLQRALALWPELAPFAEQLLAQYIAIHQGFQRLVLDNGRVTLTLLIGDALEQLPQLDAQVDAWFLDGFAPAKNPDMWTAELFAELARLAAPGSTISTFTSTGWVRRLINAAGFKMKRTPGIGHKWEILRGEFLGWPAETPAPAAAKPWFARPPAVSGERHALVIGGGLAGCATAASLAARGWRVSLLERHAALAQEASGNPQGVLYLKLSAHGTALSQLILSGFGHTRRLLEHLQRGVDWDGCGVLQLAFNAKEAERQAQLAGAFAQDLLHLLDKEQAQVRAGITLEHGGLFFPEGGWVHPPALCEWQARQPLIEVLQHHDALELKQVDGQWQALQGDTVLAQASVVVLAGAAEIKRFYFSADLPLKRIRGQITRLPQTAQSQALATVVCAEGYVAPPRLGEHTLGASFDFKSDDLTPTVAEHAGNLQMLREISLDLLQRLGADSLAPEQLEGRAAFRCTSPDYLPIVGPLAQREAFDHTYAALGKDARQVPDAPCPWLHGVYINSGHGSRGLVTAPLCAELLAAWLDNEPLPLPRSVSEACHPNRFALRALIRGNPGKS; encoded by the coding sequence ATGAACCCCGTATCCCACGCCCAGCTTGACTGGGATGACCAAGGTCGCCCGCACTCGCGGGTCTTCGATGACGTGTACTTCTCCGACAAGTCGGGCCTTGAAGAAACCCGCTACGTGTTCCTCGAACAGAACCGTTTGCAGGAACGTTTTGCGGCGCTGCCGATGGGCGGGCGCTTGGTGATTGGTGAGACGGGCTTCGGCACCGGCCTGAATTTTTTGTGCGCCTGGCAGTTGTTCGAACAACACGCGGTGGCGGGCGCGCGCCTGCATTTTGTCAGCGTGGAAAAGTACCCGCTGAGCCACGCCGACCTGCAGCGCGCCCTCGCCCTCTGGCCGGAACTGGCACCGTTCGCCGAGCAACTGTTGGCGCAATACATCGCGATTCACCAAGGCTTCCAGCGGCTGGTACTGGATAACGGTCGAGTCACCCTGACGTTGCTGATCGGCGACGCCCTGGAGCAATTGCCGCAACTGGACGCGCAAGTCGACGCCTGGTTCCTCGACGGTTTCGCCCCGGCCAAGAACCCCGACATGTGGACTGCCGAGCTGTTCGCCGAACTGGCGCGGCTGGCGGCGCCGGGCTCGACCATCAGCACCTTTACCAGCACCGGCTGGGTACGGCGGTTGATCAACGCCGCCGGGTTCAAGATGAAGCGCACCCCCGGCATCGGCCACAAGTGGGAAATCCTGCGGGGTGAGTTTCTCGGCTGGCCCGCTGAAACGCCTGCGCCTGCCGCGGCAAAACCCTGGTTTGCGCGCCCACCTGCGGTTTCCGGTGAACGCCATGCACTGGTCATCGGTGGTGGCCTGGCCGGTTGCGCCACGGCGGCCAGCCTGGCGGCACGCGGCTGGCGCGTCAGTTTGCTGGAACGCCATGCAGCGCTCGCCCAGGAAGCCTCCGGCAACCCACAAGGGGTGTTGTACCTCAAGCTTTCCGCCCATGGCACGGCACTTTCGCAGTTGATTCTCAGCGGTTTCGGCCACACGCGGCGCCTGCTGGAACACCTGCAACGTGGCGTGGACTGGGATGGCTGCGGCGTGCTGCAACTGGCCTTCAACGCCAAGGAAGCCGAGCGCCAGGCACAACTGGCCGGCGCTTTTGCCCAGGACCTGTTGCACCTGCTGGATAAAGAGCAGGCACAGGTGCGCGCCGGGATAACGCTGGAGCACGGCGGCTTGTTCTTCCCCGAGGGCGGCTGGGTTCACCCGCCGGCGCTGTGCGAATGGCAAGCCAGGCAACCGCTGATCGAAGTGCTCCAGCACCACGACGCCCTTGAGCTCAAGCAGGTCGACGGTCAGTGGCAGGCGTTGCAGGGCGATACGGTTCTGGCTCAAGCCAGTGTGGTCGTGCTGGCCGGCGCCGCCGAGATCAAGCGGTTTTACTTCAGCGCTGACTTGCCCCTCAAGCGCATCCGCGGGCAAATCACCCGCCTGCCGCAAACGGCGCAAAGCCAGGCGTTGGCCACAGTGGTGTGCGCCGAGGGCTACGTCGCCCCGCCACGCCTGGGCGAGCACACCCTCGGTGCCAGTTTCGACTTCAAGAGCGATGACCTTACGCCCACGGTGGCCGAGCACGCGGGCAATCTGCAGATGCTGCGGGAAATCTCCCTCGATTTGCTGCAACGCCTGGGCGCCGACAGCCTGGCACCCGAACAGCTTGAAGGCCGCGCCGCCTTCCGTTGCACCAGCCCGGACTACCTGCCGATCGTCGGGCCGCTGGCGCAGCGAGAGGCGTTTGATCACACCTACGCCGCCCTCGGCAAAGACGCCCGGCAGGTCCCTGATGCGCCGTGCCCGTGGTTGCACGGCGTGTATATCAACAGTGGCCATGGCTCACGGGGGCTGGTCACCGCGCCACTCTGCGCAGAGCTGCTGGCCGCCTGGCTCGACAATGAGCCCCTGCCGCTGCCGCGCAGTGTCAGCGAAGCCTGTCACCCCAATCGGTTCGCGCTGCGTGCCCTGATCCGCGGTAACCCAGGCAAATCCTGA
- the pap gene encoding polyphosphate:AMP phosphotransferase — MFESAEIGHAIDKDTYDAEVPALREALLEVQYELQQQKRFPVIILINGIEGAGKGETVKLLNEWMDPRLIEVRTFDQQTDEELARPPAWRYWRQLPAKGRMGVFFGNWYSQMLQSRVHGEIKDARLDQAIAGAERLEKMLCDEGALIFKFWFHLSKKQMKSRLKALQDDPLHSWRISPLDWQQSKTYDKFVHFGERILRRTSRDYAPWYVIEGVDAHYRGLTVGKILLEGLQNALKVPKGKASGMNPAPLPSAVDQMSLLNSLDMSLSLEKDDYEEQLITEQARFSGLMRDKRMRKHALVTVFEGNDAAGKGGAIRRVAAALDPRQYHIVPIAAPSEDERAQPYLWRFWQKIPARGMFTVFDRSWYGRVLVERIEGFCTPTDWMRAYGEINDFEEQLRDAGVIVVKFWLAIDKQTQLERFQAREEIPFKRFKITEDDWRNREKWDDYRAAVGDMVDRTSTEIAPWTLVEANDKRWARVKVLRTINRALEEAFDKTDKHDKKDKKK, encoded by the coding sequence ATGTTCGAATCTGCCGAAATCGGTCACGCCATCGACAAAGACACCTACGACGCCGAAGTGCCGGCCCTGCGTGAAGCCTTGCTGGAAGTGCAGTACGAACTGCAACAGCAGAAGCGCTTCCCGGTGATCATCCTGATCAATGGCATCGAAGGTGCGGGCAAGGGTGAAACCGTCAAATTGCTGAATGAATGGATGGACCCGCGCCTGATCGAGGTGCGCACCTTCGACCAGCAGACCGACGAAGAACTGGCCCGCCCGCCGGCCTGGCGCTACTGGCGCCAGCTGCCGGCGAAAGGTCGCATGGGGGTCTTTTTTGGTAACTGGTACAGCCAGATGCTGCAGAGTCGCGTCCATGGCGAGATCAAGGATGCGCGGCTCGACCAGGCCATCGCCGGTGCCGAGCGCCTGGAAAAGATGCTGTGTGACGAAGGCGCGCTGATCTTCAAGTTCTGGTTTCACCTCTCCAAGAAGCAAATGAAATCCCGGCTCAAGGCCTTGCAGGACGACCCACTGCACAGCTGGCGCATCAGCCCGCTGGACTGGCAGCAGTCCAAGACCTACGACAAGTTTGTGCATTTTGGTGAGCGGATCCTGCGCCGCACCAGTCGTGACTATGCGCCTTGGTATGTGATCGAGGGTGTCGATGCGCACTACCGCGGGCTGACCGTCGGCAAGATCCTGCTCGAAGGCCTGCAAAACGCCTTGAAAGTGCCCAAGGGTAAAGCCAGCGGCATGAACCCGGCGCCGCTGCCATCGGCGGTTGACCAGATGAGCCTGCTGAACAGCCTGGACATGAGCCTGAGCCTTGAAAAGGACGATTACGAAGAACAACTGATTACCGAGCAGGCACGGTTCTCCGGGCTGATGCGCGACAAACGCATGCGCAAGCACGCGTTGGTGACGGTGTTTGAAGGCAACGACGCGGCGGGCAAGGGTGGGGCCATCCGGCGTGTGGCGGCAGCCCTCGATCCCCGGCAGTACCACATCGTGCCGATCGCCGCGCCCAGTGAAGACGAGCGCGCCCAGCCTTACCTGTGGCGTTTCTGGCAGAAGATTCCGGCGCGGGGCATGTTCACCGTGTTCGACCGCTCCTGGTATGGCCGGGTGCTGGTGGAACGCATCGAAGGCTTCTGCACGCCGACGGACTGGATGCGCGCCTACGGCGAGATCAACGACTTCGAAGAGCAACTGCGCGACGCCGGGGTGATCGTGGTCAAGTTCTGGCTGGCGATCGACAAGCAGACGCAGCTGGAGCGGTTCCAGGCCCGCGAGGAAATCCCGTTCAAACGCTTCAAGATCACCGAGGACGACTGGCGTAACCGCGAGAAGTGGGACGACTACCGGGCGGCGGTGGGTGACATGGTGGACCGCACCAGCACCGAGATTGCGCCGTGGACGCTGGTTGAAGCCAACGACAAGCGCTGGGCGCGGGTGAAGGTACTGCGCACCATCAACCGGGCGCTGGAGGAAGCGTTCGACAAGACCGACAAGCATGACAAGAAGGACAAGAAGAAGTAA
- a CDS encoding thiolase family protein, producing the protein MREVVIVDSVRTGLAKSFRGKFNQTRPDDMAAHCVNALLTRNGIDPATVEDCIVGAGSNEGAQGYNIGRNVAVLSQLGTGTAGMTLNRFCSSGLQAIAIAANQIASGCSEIIVAGGVESISLTMKSVNTDNLINPLLKEQVPGIYFPMGQTAEIVARRYHVSREEQDLYALQSQQRTAQAQADGLFDDEIVPMAVKYRVEDKNTGAVQVLEGVVDRDDCNRPDTTLASLAGLKPVFAEDGSVTAGNSSQLSDGASMTLVMSLEKALELGLKPKAFFRGFTVAGCEPDEMGIGPVFSVPKLLKARGLAVADIDLWELNEAFASQCLYARNRLEIDNAKYNVNGGSISIGHPFGMTGSRQVGHLVRELQRRKLRYGIVTMCVGGGMGATGLFEAVR; encoded by the coding sequence ATGCGTGAAGTAGTGATCGTCGACAGCGTGCGAACCGGCCTGGCCAAGTCCTTTCGCGGCAAGTTCAACCAGACCCGTCCCGATGACATGGCTGCCCATTGCGTGAACGCGTTGCTGACCCGCAATGGCATCGACCCGGCCACGGTCGAGGATTGCATCGTCGGCGCCGGTTCCAACGAAGGTGCCCAGGGCTACAACATCGGCCGCAATGTGGCGGTGTTGTCGCAACTGGGTACCGGTACGGCGGGCATGACCCTCAACCGTTTCTGTTCCTCGGGGTTGCAGGCGATTGCGATCGCCGCCAACCAGATTGCTTCCGGTTGCAGCGAGATCATCGTGGCCGGTGGGGTCGAGTCCATCAGCCTGACCATGAAGAGCGTCAACACCGATAACCTGATCAATCCGTTGCTCAAGGAACAGGTGCCGGGCATTTACTTTCCCATGGGGCAGACGGCGGAAATCGTTGCGCGGCGGTATCACGTCAGTCGTGAAGAGCAGGATCTGTATGCGCTGCAAAGCCAGCAGCGTACGGCTCAGGCCCAGGCTGACGGGTTGTTCGATGATGAAATCGTGCCGATGGCGGTGAAGTACAGGGTTGAGGACAAGAACACTGGCGCGGTGCAGGTGTTGGAGGGGGTGGTGGATCGGGATGATTGCAATCGTCCGGATACGACGTTGGCCAGTCTTGCGGGATTGAAGCCGGTGTTTGCGGAGGATGGGTCGGTGACGGCGGGGAATTCGTCGCAGTTGTCTGATGGGGCTTCCATGACACTGGTGATGAGCCTGGAAAAAGCGCTGGAACTGGGGCTTAAGCCCAAGGCGTTTTTTCGCGGGTTTACGGTGGCGGGGTGTGAGCCGGATGAGATGGGGATCGGGCCGGTATTTTCGGTGCCCAAGTTGCTCAAGGCCCGTGGGCTGGCGGTGGCGGATATTGATTTGTGGGAGTTGAATGAGGCGTTTGCCTCGCAGTGCCTTTATGCGCGTAATCGGCTGGAAATTGATAACGCCAAGTACAACGTCAACGGTGGGTCGATTTCCATCGGGCATCCGTTTGGGATGACGGGGTCGCGGCAGGTGGGGCATCTGGTGCGTGAGTTGCAGCGGCGCAAGTTGCGTTACGGCATTGTCACTATGTGTGTGGGCGGCGGCATGGGGGCCACCGGCTTGTTCGAAGCCGTACGCTGA
- a CDS encoding DMT family transporter → MHISSGRWVYGLSLALLTALLWGILPIKLKQVLQVMDPVTVTWFRLVVSGSCLFIYLAAVRRLPSWRSLGPKGGWLVAIAVCGLMGNYVLYLVGLKLLSPGTAQLVVQVGPIFLMIASVFVFKERFSLGQGMGLLVLIIGFGLFFNQRLTELLTSLGSYTAGVLTILLATTIWTFYALGQKQLLTVWNSLQVMMVIYLSCALLLTPWAHPMEALQLSPLQGWLLLACCFNTLIAYGAFAEALAHWEASRVSATLALTPLVTFVAVALAAWMWPEYVHAEDINALGYGGAVLVVLGSATVALAPSLFAGLRARRARLAS, encoded by the coding sequence ATGCACATCTCATCGGGCCGTTGGGTCTACGGTTTATCCCTGGCCCTGCTGACCGCGCTGCTCTGGGGCATTCTGCCGATCAAACTCAAACAGGTCTTGCAGGTGATGGACCCCGTCACCGTCACCTGGTTTCGCCTGGTCGTCTCCGGCAGTTGTCTGTTTATCTATCTCGCCGCCGTAAGGCGCCTGCCCAGCTGGCGTTCCCTCGGACCAAAAGGTGGCTGGCTGGTAGCAATCGCCGTGTGCGGCCTGATGGGTAACTACGTGCTCTACCTGGTCGGCCTCAAACTGCTGAGCCCCGGCACCGCGCAACTGGTGGTACAGGTGGGCCCGATCTTCCTGATGATCGCCAGCGTCTTCGTGTTCAAGGAACGCTTCAGCCTCGGGCAGGGCATGGGCCTGCTGGTGCTGATCATCGGCTTCGGCCTGTTCTTCAACCAGCGCCTGACCGAGTTGTTGACCTCCCTGGGCAGCTACACCGCCGGGGTGCTGACGATTCTCCTGGCCACCACCATCTGGACCTTCTACGCCCTGGGCCAGAAGCAGTTGCTGACGGTATGGAATTCGTTGCAGGTGATGATGGTGATCTACCTGTCCTGCGCGCTCTTGCTGACGCCATGGGCGCACCCGATGGAAGCGCTGCAACTGAGCCCGCTGCAAGGCTGGCTGCTGCTGGCCTGCTGTTTCAATACGCTGATTGCCTACGGCGCATTCGCTGAAGCCCTGGCCCACTGGGAAGCCTCGCGGGTCAGCGCCACCCTGGCGCTGACGCCATTGGTGACCTTCGTCGCGGTGGCGCTGGCCGCCTGGATGTGGCCCGAGTATGTGCACGCCGAAGACATCAATGCCCTCGGCTACGGCGGGGCCGTGTTGGTGGTGCTGGGGTCCGCGACCGTGGCGTTGGCGCCGTCGTTGTTCGCCGGGCTCAGGGCCCGGCGTGCACGATTGGCGTCTTAA
- a CDS encoding class II fumarate hydratase, whose product MSRIETDSLGEVQVPDDAYWGAQTQRSLVNFAIGDQRMPLAVLHALALIKKAAARVNDRNGDLPADIARLIEQAADEVLAGEHDDQFPLVVWQTGSGTQSNMNANEVIAGRANELAGKPRGGKSPVHPNDHVNRSQSSNDCFPTAMSIAAVQAVTEKLLPAIRELSGGLAELSARHMKLVKTGRTHMMDATPITFGQEVSAFIAQLDYAERAIRSALPAVCELAQGGTAVGTGLNSPHGFGEAIASELAALSGLPFVTAPNKFAALSGHEPLTTLHGALKTLAVALMKIANDLRLLGSGPRAGLAEVKLPANEPGSSIMPGKVNPTQCEALSMLACQVLGNDVTIGFAASQGHLQLNVYKPVIIHNLLESIRLLADGCSNFQEHCIAGLEPDAEQMAAHLERGLMLVTALNPHIGYDKSAEIAKKAYAEGLTLREAALKLGYLTDEEFDQWVRPENMLEAGH is encoded by the coding sequence ATGAGCCGTATCGAAACCGACAGCCTGGGAGAAGTGCAAGTCCCGGATGACGCTTACTGGGGCGCGCAGACCCAACGCTCGCTGGTGAACTTCGCCATCGGCGACCAGCGCATGCCCCTGGCTGTGTTGCACGCCCTGGCCCTGATCAAGAAGGCTGCGGCCCGGGTCAACGACCGCAATGGCGACCTGCCCGCCGACATTGCCCGGTTGATCGAACAGGCCGCTGACGAAGTGCTCGCCGGCGAACACGACGACCAGTTTCCCCTGGTGGTGTGGCAGACCGGCAGCGGCACCCAGAGCAACATGAACGCCAACGAAGTGATCGCCGGCCGTGCCAACGAGCTGGCGGGCAAGCCCCGTGGCGGCAAGAGCCCGGTGCATCCCAACGACCACGTCAACCGTTCCCAGAGCTCCAACGACTGCTTCCCCACCGCCATGAGCATCGCCGCCGTGCAGGCCGTCACCGAGAAGCTGTTGCCGGCGATCCGTGAACTGTCTGGTGGTTTGGCAGAGTTGTCGGCGCGCCACATGAAGCTGGTGAAAACCGGCCGCACCCACATGATGGATGCGACGCCCATCACCTTCGGCCAGGAAGTCTCGGCCTTTATAGCGCAACTCGACTACGCCGAACGCGCGATCCGCAGCGCCCTGCCCGCCGTGTGTGAACTGGCCCAGGGTGGTACTGCCGTCGGCACCGGGCTCAATTCACCCCACGGTTTTGGCGAGGCGATTGCCTCGGAATTGGCCGCGCTGTCGGGCCTGCCGTTTGTCACCGCACCGAACAAATTCGCCGCGCTGTCGGGCCATGAGCCGTTGACCACCCTGCACGGCGCCTTGAAGACCCTGGCCGTGGCCCTGATGAAAATCGCCAACGACCTGCGCCTGCTGGGCTCCGGCCCGCGTGCCGGGCTGGCGGAAGTCAAGTTGCCGGCGAATGAACCGGGCAGCTCGATCATGCCCGGCAAGGTCAACCCGACCCAGTGCGAAGCGCTGTCGATGCTGGCCTGCCAGGTGCTGGGCAATGACGTGACCATTGGCTTCGCCGCCAGCCAGGGCCACTTGCAGTTGAACGTGTACAAGCCGGTGATCATCCACAACCTGCTGGAATCGATCCGCCTGCTGGCCGACGGTTGCAGCAACTTCCAGGAGCACTGCATCGCCGGCCTGGAACCCGACGCCGAGCAAATGGCCGCGCACCTTGAGCGTGGCCTGATGCTGGTGACTGCGCTGAACCCGCACATCGGCTACGACAAGTCCGCCGAGATTGCCAAGAAGGCCTATGCCGAAGGGCTGACCCTACGGGAAGCGGCGCTGAAGCTGGGCTATCTCACGGACGAAGAGTTCGACCAGTGGGTGCGTCCGGAAAACATGCTGGAAGCCGGTCATTAA
- a CDS encoding DUF2059 domain-containing protein: MTRLRAICTAVALVCASGQVFADTASHNASAEAFLTLAHADKLGTPVYMQVQQMFAQRFEQTKAPASKQTVLDTYQAKANTALDQAIGWNKLKPDMIKLYTDNFSESELKDLVAFYQSPLGKKVLEKMPQLTQQSAQMTQAKLESAVPVVNKLLEDMTNELTPKAPAPAKKK; encoded by the coding sequence ATGACTCGTCTTCGTGCCATCTGTACCGCGGTTGCTCTGGTATGTGCCAGCGGCCAGGTTTTTGCCGATACCGCCAGCCACAACGCCAGTGCCGAAGCCTTCCTTACCCTGGCCCATGCCGACAAGCTGGGTACCCCGGTGTACATGCAAGTGCAACAAATGTTCGCCCAGCGTTTCGAGCAGACCAAGGCGCCTGCTTCCAAGCAAACCGTCCTGGACACCTACCAGGCCAAGGCCAACACCGCCCTGGACCAGGCCATCGGCTGGAACAAGCTCAAGCCGGACATGATCAAGCTCTACACCGACAACTTCAGCGAATCCGAGCTCAAGGACCTGGTTGCGTTCTACCAGTCGCCACTGGGCAAGAAAGTCCTGGAGAAAATGCCCCAGCTGACCCAGCAATCGGCCCAGATGACCCAGGCCAAGCTGGAAAGCGCGGTACCTGTGGTGAACAAGCTGCTGGAAGACATGACCAACGAGCTGACGCCAAAAGCCCCGGCCCCGGCCAAGAAGAAGTAA
- a CDS encoding BolA family transcriptional regulator — protein MTMQQRIESALVALSPEHLSVLDESHMHSRGLQTHFKAVLVSQQFEGLNRVKRHQKVYATLGDLMSEFHALALHTYTPEEWAKIDAAPASPTCAGGH, from the coding sequence ATGACCATGCAACAGCGTATCGAATCGGCACTCGTCGCCCTGAGCCCGGAACACTTGAGCGTGCTGGATGAAAGCCATATGCACAGCCGTGGGTTGCAGACCCACTTCAAGGCCGTGCTGGTCAGCCAGCAGTTCGAGGGCCTCAACCGCGTCAAGCGCCACCAGAAGGTCTATGCCACGTTGGGTGACCTGATGAGCGAATTCCATGCGTTGGCGCTGCATACCTACACGCCTGAAGAATGGGCGAAAATCGACGCAGCCCCGGCCTCGCCGACCTGCGCCGGCGGTCACTGA
- a CDS encoding rhodanese-related sulfurtransferase, with protein sequence MTQPIVVAALYKFVTLEDYVALREPLLQAMVDNGIKGTLLIAEEGINGTVSGSREGIDGLMAWLKNDPRMDDIDHKESYCDEQPFYRTKVKLKKEIVTLGVEGVDPNKKVGTYVEPQDWNALISDPEVLLIDTRNDYEVSIGTFEGAIDPKTTSFREFPDYIKANFDPAKHKKVAMFCTGGIRCEKASSYMLSEGFDEVYHLKGGILKYLEEVPQEETKWQGDCFVFDNRVTVRHDLSEGDYDQCHACRTPVSVEDRASEHYVAGISCPHCWDKLSEKTRRSAIDRQKQIELAKARNMPHPIGYNYKQSPSSEA encoded by the coding sequence ATGACTCAACCGATTGTCGTGGCGGCACTGTATAAGTTCGTCACCCTCGAAGATTACGTCGCCCTGCGCGAGCCACTGCTGCAGGCGATGGTCGACAACGGCATCAAAGGCACCTTGCTGATCGCCGAAGAAGGCATCAACGGCACCGTTTCCGGCAGCCGCGAAGGCATTGATGGCTTGATGGCCTGGCTCAAGAACGACCCGCGCATGGACGACATCGACCATAAAGAGTCGTACTGCGACGAGCAGCCGTTCTACCGCACCAAGGTCAAGCTCAAGAAAGAAATCGTGACCCTGGGCGTCGAAGGCGTCGACCCGAACAAGAAAGTCGGCACCTACGTCGAGCCGCAGGACTGGAATGCGCTGATCAGCGACCCTGAAGTGCTGCTGATCGATACCCGCAACGACTACGAAGTGTCCATCGGCACCTTTGAAGGCGCGATCGACCCGAAGACCACCAGCTTTCGCGAATTTCCCGACTACATCAAAGCCAACTTCGACCCGGCCAAACACAAGAAAGTCGCCATGTTCTGCACCGGCGGCATTCGTTGCGAAAAGGCCTCGAGCTATATGCTCAGCGAGGGTTTCGACGAGGTGTATCACCTCAAGGGCGGCATCCTGAAGTACCTCGAAGAGGTGCCGCAGGAAGAAACCAAGTGGCAGGGCGACTGCTTTGTGTTCGACAATCGCGTGACCGTGCGCCACGACTTGAGCGAAGGCGACTACGATCAATGTCATGCCTGCCGCACACCGGTCAGCGTCGAGGACCGTGCATCCGAACACTATGTAGCTGGCATCAGTTGCCCGCATTGCTGGGATAAGCTTTCAGAGAAGACCCGTCGCAGCGCGATCGACCGGCAAAAGCAGATTGAACTGGCCAAGGCCCGCAATATGCCGCACCCGATTGGCTACAACTACAAGCAATCCCCATCCTCCGAGGCCTGA